Proteins co-encoded in one Pongo pygmaeus isolate AG05252 chromosome 23, NHGRI_mPonPyg2-v2.0_pri, whole genome shotgun sequence genomic window:
- the LGALS2 gene encoding galectin-2: MTGELEVKNMDMKPGSTLKITGRIADGTDGFVINLGQGTDKLNLHFNPRFSESVIVCNSLDGSNWGQEQREDHLCFNPGSEVKFTVTFESDKFKVKLPDGHELTFPNRLGHSHLSYLSIRGGFNMSSFKLKE, from the exons GGGGAACTTGAGGTTAAGAACATGGACATGAAGCCGGGGTCAACCCTGAAGATCACAGGCAGGATCGCCGATGGCACTGATGG CTTTGTAATTAATCTGGGCCAGGGCACAGACAAGCTGAACCTGCATTTCAACCCTCGCTTCAGCGAATCCGTCATTGTCTGCAACTCACTGGACGGCAGCAACTGGGGGCAAGAACAACGGGAAGATCACCTGTGCTTCAACCCAGGGTCAGAGGTCAAG TTCACAGTGACCTTTGAGAGTGACAAATTCAAGGTGAAGCTGCCAGATGGGCACGAGCTGACTTTTCCCAACAGGCTGGGCCACAGCCACCTGAGCTACCTGAGCATAAGGGGCGGGTTCAACATGTCCTCTTTcaagttaaaagaataa
- the CDC42EP1 gene encoding cdc42 effector protein 1 isoform X1, with protein sequence MPGPQGGGGAPTMSLGKLSPVGWVSSSQGKRRLTADMISPPLGDFRHTMHVGRGGDVFGDTSFLSNHGGSSRGTHRSPRSFLAKKLQLVRRVGAPPRRMASPPAPSPAPPAISPIIKNAISLPQLNQAAYDSLVVGKLSFDSSPTSSTDGHSSYGLDSGFCTISRLPRSEKPHDRDRDSSFPSEPGLRRSDSLLSFRLDLDLGPSLLSELLGVMSLPEAPAAETPAPAANPPAPTANPTGPAANPPAPTANTPAPAANPSVPAATPTGPAANPPAPAASSTPHGHCPNGVTAGLGPVAEVKASPVGGGPRGPAGPALGRYWGAGWDGGHHYPEMDARQERVEVLPQARASLESLDEEWRAPQAGSRTPVPSTVQANTFEFADAEEDDEVKV encoded by the exons ATGCCCGGCCCCCAGGGGGGTGGAGGCGCCCCCACCATGAGCCTGGGCAAGCTCTCGCCTGTGGGCTGGGTGTCCAGTTCACAGGGAAAGAGGCGGCTGACTGCAGACATGATCAGCCCCCCACTCGGGGACTTCCGCCACACCATGCATGTGGGCCGCGGCGGGGACGTCTTCGGGGACACCTCCTTCCTCAGCAACCACGGTGGCAGCTCCAGGGGCACCCATCGCTCACCCCGCAGCTTCCTGGCCAAGAAGCTGCAGCTGGTGCGGAGGGTGGGGGCGCCCCCCCGGAGGATGGCGTCTCCCCCTGCACCCTCCCCGGCTCCACCGGCCATCTCCCCCATCATCAAGAACGCCATCTCCCTGCCCCAGCTCAACCAGGCCGCCTACGACAGCCTCGTGGTTGGTAAGCTCAGCTTCGACAGCAGCCCCACCAGCTCCACGGACGGCCACTCCAGCTACG GCCTGGACTCTGGGTTCTGCACCATCTCCCGCCTGCCCCGCTCGGAAAAGCCGCATGACCGAGACCGGGATAGTTCCTTCCCCTCTGAGCCCGGGCTTCGCCGCTCTGACTCTCTCTTGTCCTTCCGCCTGGACCTCGACCTTGGGCCCTCGCTCCTCAGCGAGCTGCTAGGGGTCATGAGCCTCCCAGAAGCCCCTGCAGCTGAGACTCCAGCCCCCGCTGCAAACCCCCCAGCACCTACTGCAAACCCCACGGGTCCTGCCGCAAACCCCCCAGCCCCTACTGCAAACACCCCAGCGCCTGCTGCAAACCCCTCAGTGCCTGCCGCAACCCCCACGGGTCCTGCTGCAAATCCCCCAGCCCCTGCCGCAAGCTCCACACCCCATGGACACTGTCCCAATGGGGTAACAGCTGGGTTGGGCCCAGTGGCTGAGGTGAAGGCCAGCCCAGTGGGAGGGGGTCCCCGAGGACCTGCTGGCCCTGCCCTCGGCAGGTACTGGGGAGCAGGCTGGGATGGCGGCCACCACTACCCAGAGATGGATGCGCGGCAGGAGCGGGTGGAGGTGCTGCCCCAAGCCCGGGCCTCCTTGGAGAGCCTGGACGAAGAGTGGAGGGCGCCCCAGGCAGGCAGCAGGACCCCGGTGCCCAGCACAGTGCAAGCAAACACCTTTGAATTTGCGGATGCTGAGGAGGATGATGAGGTCAAGGTGTGA
- the CDC42EP1 gene encoding cdc42 effector protein 1 isoform X2, with protein sequence MPGPQGGGGAPTMSLGKLSPVGWVSSSQGKRRLTADMISPPLGDFRHTMHVGRGGDVFGDTSFLSNHGGSSRGTHRSPRSFLAKKLQLVRRVGAPPRRMASPPAPSPAPPAISPIIKNAISLPQLNQAAYDSLVVGLDSGFCTISRLPRSEKPHDRDRDSSFPSEPGLRRSDSLLSFRLDLDLGPSLLSELLGVMSLPEAPAAETPAPAANPPAPTANPTGPAANPPAPTANTPAPAANPSVPAATPTGPAANPPAPAASSTPHGHCPNGVTAGLGPVAEVKASPVGGGPRGPAGPALGRYWGAGWDGGHHYPEMDARQERVEVLPQARASLESLDEEWRAPQAGSRTPVPSTVQANTFEFADAEEDDEVKV encoded by the exons ATGCCCGGCCCCCAGGGGGGTGGAGGCGCCCCCACCATGAGCCTGGGCAAGCTCTCGCCTGTGGGCTGGGTGTCCAGTTCACAGGGAAAGAGGCGGCTGACTGCAGACATGATCAGCCCCCCACTCGGGGACTTCCGCCACACCATGCATGTGGGCCGCGGCGGGGACGTCTTCGGGGACACCTCCTTCCTCAGCAACCACGGTGGCAGCTCCAGGGGCACCCATCGCTCACCCCGCAGCTTCCTGGCCAAGAAGCTGCAGCTGGTGCGGAGGGTGGGGGCGCCCCCCCGGAGGATGGCGTCTCCCCCTGCACCCTCCCCGGCTCCACCGGCCATCTCCCCCATCATCAAGAACGCCATCTCCCTGCCCCAGCTCAACCAGGCCGCCTACGACAGCCTCGTGGTTG GCCTGGACTCTGGGTTCTGCACCATCTCCCGCCTGCCCCGCTCGGAAAAGCCGCATGACCGAGACCGGGATAGTTCCTTCCCCTCTGAGCCCGGGCTTCGCCGCTCTGACTCTCTCTTGTCCTTCCGCCTGGACCTCGACCTTGGGCCCTCGCTCCTCAGCGAGCTGCTAGGGGTCATGAGCCTCCCAGAAGCCCCTGCAGCTGAGACTCCAGCCCCCGCTGCAAACCCCCCAGCACCTACTGCAAACCCCACGGGTCCTGCCGCAAACCCCCCAGCCCCTACTGCAAACACCCCAGCGCCTGCTGCAAACCCCTCAGTGCCTGCCGCAACCCCCACGGGTCCTGCTGCAAATCCCCCAGCCCCTGCCGCAAGCTCCACACCCCATGGACACTGTCCCAATGGGGTAACAGCTGGGTTGGGCCCAGTGGCTGAGGTGAAGGCCAGCCCAGTGGGAGGGGGTCCCCGAGGACCTGCTGGCCCTGCCCTCGGCAGGTACTGGGGAGCAGGCTGGGATGGCGGCCACCACTACCCAGAGATGGATGCGCGGCAGGAGCGGGTGGAGGTGCTGCCCCAAGCCCGGGCCTCCTTGGAGAGCCTGGACGAAGAGTGGAGGGCGCCCCAGGCAGGCAGCAGGACCCCGGTGCCCAGCACAGTGCAAGCAAACACCTTTGAATTTGCGGATGCTGAGGAGGATGATGAGGTCAAGGTGTGA